The Funiculus sociatus GB2-C1 genome segment GACGGGCGCGATTAAAGCGATCGATTTGGGCGGGGCCGCTGCCCAAGCGGATATCAGCAACTGAGACTAGGGGGACGAGAGTGCCGTTTTGGCCTGGTACTTGCAAATTCTTTAAGGTGTCGATGTCGGCCCGCCTTTCCGGGTTGATTTGCACCCGGATGGGAATTTGCCGATCTGGGAGGTTAAACTTAGCTAGATTTGCTTCATTGTCGCCGATGGTGGCAAGAGAAGCGGTTCGCGCGATCGCTTGCACTGTCACTCCCAAATCTGCTGCCCTTGCGGGATTGGGAATTATCAGAATTTCTGGTTTTACTAAAGAAGCACTAGAAGTTACTTCTACTAAACCAGCTATTGTTCTCATCTGCTTTTCCAAAGCATCAGCTGCGGAGTTTAAAGCTTCGGGATTTTCGCTTTTGAGGACAATTGATAAATCCTTCGTGCCTCCTGCTGCACCCTGACTTTGGAAACTGATTCGCGCCCCCGGAATTTGGGGGAAAACTTCACGCATCCGGTTCTCAAACTGCTGCTGGGAAAGGTCGCGGTCTTCCTTGGGTTTGAGATTGATGAACAGATTGGCGGTATTAACTTCTGTTGTCGCTAAGACACTTTTAACTGCTGGACTTTGGCGGATGAGATTGGTTGTCTGTTGCACAACTGCTTTTGTGTCCTCCAGGGTGGAACCGGGAGGTAGTTGTACGGCAACCTCAGAGAAACCAATATCGCCGTTATCGAATAATCCTTTGGGAATGAAAGGTATTAGCGCCAGACTGCCCACAAAGAATGCGATCGCAATTAAGATAGTCGTCAACCTGTGACGTAAAGACCATTGCAGCACAGAACGATATGGCTGAAACCGATTTCTACCCTTTTTCTTAGCCCCATTCCCATTCAGGTTTGAGGGTGAGGTTTTCTTTGGCTTGAGTAAATAAGCGCCCATCATCGGGGTGACAGTACGCGCCACCAGCGTTGAAAAAATTGTCGAGACAGCAACCGTCACCCCAAACGGTTGAAAAAACTGCCCCGGAATGCCGCCCATAAACGCCACTGGCAGAAACACCGCGATAATTGTCGCCGCGCTCGCCAGCACTGCCAAACCCACTTCTGCCGACGAATCCAACGCCGCCTGGAGGGGTGTTTTGCCCATATCCATGTGGCGTTCCATGTTCTCAATTTCTACAACGGCATCATCCACCAAGTTTCCCACCGCCAGCGCCAACGCCAACAAAGTCATGTTGTTGAGGGTATAGCCCAGCAAATACTGTACGGCGAAGGTGGGAAGCATGGACAACGGCAACGCTACCGCAGTAATCAACGTTGCCCGCCAGTTCCGCAAAAAGATCATAATCGTCAGCACTGCCAGCACCGACGCTTGGATCAAGTCATCGATGGTGCCTTCGTAAGATTCGCGGATGAAGTCAGCGCGAGTAAAGATTAGTTCTAGCTTGACATCAGGTGGTAAAGTCTTTTGCAGTTCTTCTACTTGTTTGCGTACCCCTTCTTCCACCGTGACTAAGGTGCTGCCAGTGCTACGCAAGACGGAAAAAGCTACAACTGCTTGGTTATTCAGCAACGCTGCTTGTCTTGGTTCTTCAAAGCGATCGCTTACTTCGCCAAGAGTAGACAAAGGCACCGAACCGCCGTTGGGAAGGACAATTTCATAGCTTTTCAACACGTTGACATTGTTGGCGCTGCCAAGTGTGCGGATGCTTTGTTCGCTACC includes the following:
- a CDS encoding efflux RND transporter permease subunit, with translation MNISAWSIRRPVPTLVLFLVLTVIGWFSFTRLGIDINPNVDIPAVSITVTQPGAGPTELETQVTKQVEDAVAGLGNIDEIQSTVNDGISTTVVNFVLGTDSDRATNDVRNAIAQIRQSLPQDINDPIVTRLEFAGGPIMNYAIVSNRRSVEELSNLVDQTISRSLLSVKGVSQIRRVGGVDREIRVDLDPSRLQALGITATQVNDQIRAFNVNLPGGRAELGGSEQSIRTLGSANNVNVLKSYEIVLPNGGSVPLSTLGEVSDRFEEPRQAALLNNQAVVAFSVLRSTGSTLVTVEEGVRKQVEELQKTLPPDVKLELIFTRADFIRESYEGTIDDLIQASVLAVLTIMIFLRNWRATLITAVALPLSMLPTFAVQYLLGYTLNNMTLLALALAVGNLVDDAVVEIENMERHMDMGKTPLQAALDSSAEVGLAVLASAATIIAVFLPVAFMGGIPGQFFQPFGVTVAVSTIFSTLVARTVTPMMGAYLLKPKKTSPSNLNGNGAKKKGRNRFQPYRSVLQWSLRHRLTTILIAIAFFVGSLALIPFIPKGLFDNGDIGFSEVAVQLPPGSTLEDTKAVVQQTTNLIRQSPAVKSVLATTEVNTANLFINLKPKEDRDLSQQQFENRMREVFPQIPGARISFQSQGAAGGTKDLSIVLKSENPEALNSAADALEKQMRTIAGLVEVTSSASLVKPEILIIPNPARAADLGVTVQAIARTASLATIGDNEANLAKFNLPDRQIPIRVQINPERRADIDTLKNLQVPGQNGTLVPLVSVADIRLGSGPAQIDRFNRARQVSVQANLQGISLGDAVQQVQELSALQTLPPGVAQESSGDAEIMQEIFGRFGSAIGLAIMCIYAILVLLYNNFLHPLTIMVALPLSLGGALLGLMIAQKALGLYALIGIVLLMGIVTKNSILLVDYTLINLEEGKSQYQALIAAGVDRLRPILMTSLATIAGTIPLALGLGAGAEVRSPMGIALMGGFTTSTLLTLLVVPVLFTYVDNLQRRIMQLLKHGFGKKGRQKIRAEERRTKSEEKRSLPPSTNPEKDTFPVGK